The DNA sequence AAACACTAGCTTTCTCTCACTTTCTGGCCTCTTCGCGACAAGTGGCTCATACCCTGCACCCTAATTACTTCAACTCTCTTTAGGGTTTGTCACATTTTTGATCGACTTTAGAAGGGGATTCGCTACTGTGAAGATGATCAACTGAgacacttttttcttttcttttttctctctctcttttttttactTGAGAAAACGTTTTTGGAGGaattttttatttgggtttaagcggaatttataaattttttatttttcggaAGAAAGATAAAAAGAGAAGATGATATCTTCAGGAATAAACCTGGTGATGACGGTCATAGGATTCGCCGTGAGCATCTTGTTCATCGTCTTCGTTTGCACAAGGCTTATCTGTGCTCGGATTCATCTCAATGCTTCTAGGCGTTCCTTCCCCATTGCTTCCAGATCTGATCTCAGTATTGTAAGCTTCATTCCCCCCTTTTCCCTCTGTTTTCTTCCCTCTATTTTCTTGGAGTTTCTCGTTTATTCTGTGTTTATATAATTGTTCATTGAGGTGTATTTCCGCTTAAGCTTTATTAAGGAAAATTATCATCTGGGTATTTCTCATAATTGGTCTGATTATGTGGTTGTGATTAGTCTTACTATCGCTTTTTTTCTTGTTAAGTTTTTCTTCATATATGACTTTTTTAACCCTAATGGATGGATATCTATGTTAAATTTGCTTGAGACTTTTGAGTACTGACTTCCATTgcatttatactgttatttagaTTTCACAATTCTTATCATTAGTGGATTTTCCGCCGTCTTGACAAATTTTCttaggtgtttttttttttaattatgaatttATGTATCTTTGTCTATGTTGACTTAGTGTACTCAGCTCAAGATATTGACGTATTTCTATGTGTCTGTTTTCTTTACTGTGGTCAAATTTTCTCCCTTAGTACCAGTAGTCAATCCTACTTTTGTTATTGTCATCATAATTGGCTATGTATTTTTCCTGTAATTCTTTTTCTCtcattacaaaacacttatggGTGATGAATCTGCTGTGAAAAAGTATGGCCTAGTTTCACGATAATAATTCGTATGATTGACTGTTAGTTCGTTTTATAGCGTCATATATAGTCTTCAGCAGGATCCTCCCAGTGGACCATGTACTTATGCTGTTTTGTTTTTTCATTGGTACAGCTGGAACGGGGTTTACATGGCCTTGAACCTGTAGTGATAGCTAGCTTTCCCACAAAGAAGTTCAGTGATGCATTTTTCTCATCTTCAGAAGACGCTCAGTATGTTTCTTTCATTATTACCATTCTTCTCGCTTTTCGATTTCTCCTACTTTTGTGATGAAAATTTGATTATGTTAAGGTGATTGGTTATGTGCAAGAATTGCATGGTCTGTCTATCGGAATAAGTAAAACTTATATAGTAGTCTTTGTGTCATAGGCATGGATTACATATCAGGGGATACATTCTTCTTTCTACAGGTCCCGTATTATTTGACATCTTTTGGAAtccttaattattaaaatattagggTGTCTCCAGAGTAGTGAATCCTGATTCAGATAGATCACAATTGTCTATTGTTCTCATAAAACTAAAGTATGAGCACACTAAAAGAGGGAAAGGCAAAATGAGATGGTGAGGATGCACCTAACCTAACATGTATTGTGAGCATATTGGAGTCTAAAATATAAGTAGATCCAGTTTTAGAACTACAgcgttaaaaaaattaatccggTTTAAAAATAGTTTGGGCCCCAATGCAGTTGTCATCGGTTCTGATTGCTGTAATAGATAAGGACACCAATCATGGAATGGAGTTGTATTATCAATGTATCAACAGTGTATTTTCATAATTGAagtcttttaatatttattccTGAAAATATTGAAGTTAGTATAGTATGGCATCAATCATGTAGTTGCTTGCTGTACTGTAATGCTGTGTACCAACAGTGTATCATATTATTAtgtagtttttgttttttttcctgCCAAACTTATCCGACTTTGTCACCTAAAGTGCTTATTCCCATAATAATTGTATTGTAATTTAGTGcattaaatttttatgaggTGTGCACCGCAGTCAACTAGAATTAGTACAGAAGGTTATCTTAGTTTATATGAAAAActtcattatttaattatattattagagTATCAGTTTTGTTGAGAGGCATATTAATGCTTAGATCAACAACTTAGTGATCGAACCCGTTCTTCTGTTCTAAAATGTCCCAAGCTTAGCTGCTATTCTTCTATTATTGTGTTGCGTGTGCATCCGCActcatgttattttttttccGGCAAAGGTTTAGTGGCATTTGTTTGTAGGAACTAAGTAGTTGGATGTTTAGAATTGTGCTAATCACGCTATATGGGGCGTAGGCATATTTATGCCCAGTAATTCTTCCTAGAAACTTCTGCTGCAATTAATTTGGAAATCTCTTAGGTGTTCGAGGTGTGTTCCTTACGACCATGAAACCTGCAGCTTCTAATGCTGGACATGTACTATGTTTCTATCAAAACAGGAATCACCATTTCTCATAAAGGAAGTTTGTTCTATCTTGGGGCCTTACACGCAATTCAATATAATTTTCTCAAGAAAGCTAGCCATGCTTATTTTTCCTttgttcatataatatatattcagtTATTTAAATGATTTTGGTATTGGTCTGTTGTTCTAGCATCTGATGTTCTGTCTGTTATTCACTGTCTCAACgtgttattcttaatttttctaATGGTAAAATGGTTTTACTGACTAAGAGTAATCGTTTAGTATTAAACATGCTGCTTAATTCTTCGAACTTAACCTTTAAATACTTATTAATATATTGGTGGAGAAAATTGTacagttgatatttttttcttttctgttcttattttctttgttcttcttcttcacagtTTTAAGGAAATGAGGACCATAGAAGCAAAACATCATCCGAATTGTTTGTGATTTTCTTTTGAGAGACTAAAAATGACCTTTGGATTTCCACCTAAATGGCTATGTTCTTTTTCATGTGGCAGGTGCACTGCTTGCCTTGAGGAGTACCGTGACGAAGATGTATTGCGGATCCTTCCTTACTGCGGACACTCCTTCCATGTAACCTGCATAGACATATGGCTGCAGCAGCACTCGACATGTCCTATTTGTCGAACATCGCTGCGTGAGTGTCCTGATAGAAAACGATTGATGCAGCCGTTGTTCAGCTCTGCTGTCCGATCTCGGATCGGTACAGAATCCATTGATTCACATTCTTGCCAGTACATCTTGACTAATAATAATGGATCAAGAAGTCAAGATAACTGTGGGATGAATTCAGTTGAACAAGGTCATTTAACGACCAAGGGCAGCCCTGCAGAGACCGAGGAAAATGTCTCCTCCATCGGTGAGGGTGATTTGAGCCCTAAAGGCATGGCAAACAAGCATGTAGAAAGCCCATCCAATCCATGAATGTGATGATTTTGGTTTCCAGTGGAAGTATTTGAAAGGGACATTGTCCATAaaagttaggaatttttttcCATTATAGGTGGTACACTGGAAGCTTATTGTTGGTCTCTGTATATATGGCAAAAGGGACTTTCTCATCCTTTTTGGCGAAatgtttcttctttttttccaaTTAACGGTTGGGTTGGGCTGTTTGGCTAGATGATTGAATCGAGttaaaaagaaggaaaaaaacaAAGTGCAAATTAAAACTAACCATCATCTCATAGACAATTAAATTGAACTGGAAACATTGTGTTAAAAAAATGAACATGGGAGTTGGGAATATAACATGAATATAACATTCAAGATAAAAAATTGGATAATAAAACGTCATCGTTATATCTCTGTATCAGTTAAGCCTGCTAGATCCAGGAAGTTTGCTACCATTTTCACTGTCAACACATGCATCGTTAATAGCCATAGTGTTTCATTTTGGagggtatttttttaattttattaagtatgcatgtaaaaatgattatgaaaaataagtagtaatattattttttattttgtatgatTGAACGGGAACTTGTGCCAATTGTAGCATCGTATTGGTTATGCGTTGAACGGGACATGCTTATTTTTTTGGTCGAAGAACACTACATGCTTGGTGTGTTATAATATTGCTCTTTTCTAATACGCAATTCTCAAATTAGTTGGTCACAAGTTGAGAGTGGCCACAATTTTTAATCCTACTTAATGCATTATTTGAATGTTTTATTGGGCTGACACCATGCCATGGGGACATCTCctttataaatatctattttgtCATGTTGATTTTTATATTCAATTTTGGTGGCAGGTAAatgtttataaaatatttaattcaatttaattctCAATCTAATCTAATTTAATCTGCAAAGTGTGGATATTTATATTTGCGCACATTGAATTAGATTGGAAAATTTAAAGTCTGCACTTGTCTAGATTACATTTTGATTGATTCACATATAAAAATAACCGATTCAAGCGAATTCACACATATTTATGTACTAGTAAAatactacgtgcgaggcacgtatactgaGTTTTATGCTAGGTGTGTCTtgctttatttaaaaataatacaacaaataattaaaggaaaaatattattaatatgtatattcaATTAATGTAATGATGTTGTTAGTAATGTTTAAAAGTAAATACTGAATACAATATATGACTGCAAATCAAAGAAGTTAGGAATTTTGCTATTGATTCTTCGAAACAAACTTCTTGATTGTTgcgagaaaaaaaatataatggaAGCAAAATACATCTGAACAGACCAAAGAACAAAAAGATGAAATATAAAATTGTAATCTCACAAAAAAATGTTCACAAAATTACgagtttctaaaaaatccttcaatttTGTTCCAGTTATAACACCAAGAAAACAACAGCCACACTTCCATTTGAGGTTAAGAACTGCCATTGATATGCAATAACCACCACCATCTAGTCATCTACTTCGAGGAAACTCCAATATCTGAGGCTTCTCCTCCTCCCCTTCGTCTTCATGGTTGTACGCATTCTTCATCAGATCTGGATTGGAGTGTGAATATATAAGGTAAATTTGGTGGGAAGATCTCACATGGTTCAAATCTAAggtgagaagaagaaaaaaaaataagaaaaaggaagATGAAGATTTACAGGTTGCAGAGAGAAACTAAGAACAATGGTTTCTAATCTTTAAGAACATAGAAGAATGATAGAAAGAATTGCTCTACTCACTGATGTAAAATATAAGCGTGTGCGCACATGACGTTCAGGTGTCTTGACATTTGCATACCTGAAAGAATATAGAGAAGAAAAATATGAAACAAACAATCATATTTTGGAGATGGAGCaaaatttatacaatactggaatttgaactcttagaggTCATTAGCGAAAGGGCCAAACTCGTTAAATCTCCTAGTGGAACACTACTTTAATGGTCtgaacacaaaaattgtagaaatcaaaatatgaataaattagcatcatcaacaaaagaaaaattaaaaggaaaagacttaataattacgtgacaaataattattaattgaattaaaaagttaaaattataagattaatttaaattattgtacatatattgattaattaatcaaaaataatatcACCAAAAACTCCAAAAGTTCAACCCATAACACAAAACTTCCCTTTTGGCGATGTATGTCATTCTTAAATGTGAATAGAAGCCACAGAAATATCTAGCTTCATCAAGTGAGCAACCTTTTTCAATTAAAGaagtaattaattctaaaacatCAACAATAGCTGAAATTATAACTTGCTTTCCACGGACGGCACACTTTTCCAATCAATAattaactattaaaaaactcaATCCAACTCCTATTTCCTCCTCCAAGCTATCAATATTAAATAGTAATAAATAGTGTtgcataaatataaatatatatttcttgttTTAGGATATTTAATTGAGGTGATTGttaatatcagtttaaattcaaatatttaatttaggatatttattattattttattatagatatataatattttattattttattaaataaaaattaaaagtcacccataaaattctcaaaaaccaagaatttcagttatataggtatactttatatagaatagatatttaaaaaaaaattatatatataatttaatattttaatgcaaaaaataataatttaaaaatctattACATATGatacaaatatatttcaaaatgtAGTAGAtcaaaagtaaattttattatGGAGGATAGTGTTGAATTGGCTGTTGATGGACCCTCAAAAAACGGGTTCGAGGTGGGCTCTGGTTTCCAGACCCACCGGGCATTATGAGTACGTTAAGTTGGAATTGTCGTGGGATGGGCAACCCACGGGCGATACAATTCCTTATTGATACTGTGGCCCATAAGAAACCTGATTTTATCTTTTTGTGTGAAACTTTGTGTCGTAAAGATGTGTTGGAGCGAGTTCGAGTGAAGTTGAAATTTGAAGGAGTGTTTGCGGTAGATGCATGTGGTAGAAGTGGGGGGGGTAGCGTTATTATGGAGGAATAAGGATGATGTCAAAGTTTTGAATTTTGCAACAAACTTTGTTGATGTGGAGGTTCGGTCTAGTAATATTGGGGAGTGTCGTCTTACGGGATTTTATGGGGAGTCGAAAAGGAGTCTGCGTGGGTCTTCTTGGGAGCAACTTCGGACTTTGGCTCATGGGAACACTCTTCCTTGGTGTGTGATTGGTGATATGAATAATGTCCTCTCTCAGGACGACAAAAGATCGGGGACACCCCTATCCTAACTGGTTAATTGATGGTTTTCGGGATACTATTCAGGAATGTGGGCTGATTGACTTAGACATTCTGGGGCATCAGTTTACTTGGGAGAAGAGTCGTGGGACGAATAACTGGATAGAGGTTCGTTTAGATCGTGCTCTGGTGACTGAAAGGTGGCTCCAACTTTTTCCTCAAGCCAAACTTATTAACCTTGAGGTATCTTCTTCTGATCATTGTCCTATTTTACTTGATGTGGTTATTCATAATATTGTTCCTGGGAATCGTAAATTCCGCTTTGAAAATTGTTGGCTTCGGGAACCTCTCTGTTATCAAGTAGTAAAGGAGTGTTGGGAGGAGTATTATTTAGTGGGTATCCAAGAAAAGATCCAAAGGTGTGGGGAGTTGCTTTCGGTTTGGGGCAAAGATTACTCGGGTAATTTTGCTTCTCGTATAAAATATTGGAGGAATGAGGTTCGACGGTGGAAACAAGGTCGAGATCCTGATGCTATTACTAAGTATAAGGAGGCTGAGACAGAACTATTTGAGGTTCTTACTCAGAAAGAGGTATTTTGGCGCCAGCGATCGAAGCAATTGTGGCTTCAAGAGGGGGATAAAAACAGTAAGTTCTTTCATGCCACTGCATCTTCTCGGCGTCGCATGAATGCTATTGATAAACTTCAGTGCGAAGATGGGAGGTGGGTTGATTGGGACTCGGGCTTACCTGATGTTATGTGCTCTTATTTTCAGAATCTGTTCACTAGTTCTAATTGTTCTATGGATGATGTTATTGCTGGGATTTCTTCAACTGTGACTCCTCTGCAGAATGATTCTCTTTTGCAACCTGTTACTCAGGAAGAGGTTAAATCGGCATTATTTCAGATGCACCCTGATAAATCCCCTAGGCCGGATGGTATGACTCCTGGTTTTTATCAAAAGTGTTGGCCAATTGTGGGTGATGATGTCATCAAACAGGTCCGCTCTTTTTTCTTATTTGGTCGTTTGCCGAATGGTCTTAATCAT is a window from the Cannabis sativa cultivar Pink pepper isolate KNU-18-1 chromosome 1, ASM2916894v1, whole genome shotgun sequence genome containing:
- the LOC115706169 gene encoding putative RING-H2 finger protein ATL71 — encoded protein: MISSGINLVMTVIGFAVSILFIVFVCTRLICARIHLNASRRSFPIASRSDLSILERGLHGLEPVVIASFPTKKFSDAFFSSSEDAQCTACLEEYRDEDVLRILPYCGHSFHVTCIDIWLQQHSTCPICRTSLRECPDRKRLMQPLFSSAVRSRIGTESIDSHSCQYILTNNNGSRSQDNCGMNSVEQGHLTTKGSPAETEENVSSIGEGDLSPKGMANKHVESPSNP